In one Podarcis muralis chromosome 7, rPodMur119.hap1.1, whole genome shotgun sequence genomic region, the following are encoded:
- the LOC144328521 gene encoding large ribosomal subunit protein mL43-like, whose amino-acid sequence MTGRGTPSRFLASVLRNGVGRYVGQLQRLTLTVSRDALSSRGAREYIEEKVVDFARQNPGIVFYVAPKQCRVPTLTAEYMNGTVKVECLTSKTVDEIAKVIQKLAGQSGLEIIRIRKPFHTDNPSVQPQWYPFTTKPSKLNVEAVGQQLLQPPEN is encoded by the exons ATGACTGGCCGAGGCACCCCGAGCCGCTTCCTGGCCAGCGTCTTGAGGAACGGGGTGGGCCGCTACGTGGGGCAGCTGCAGCGCCTCACCTTGACGGTCAGCCGGGATGCGCTGAGCTCGCGGGGCGCCAGAGAATACATTGAAGAAAAGGTGGTGGACTTTGCCAGGCAGAACCCTGGGATTGTGTTCTACGTTGCTCCAAAGCAGTGCAGGGTCC CTACGTTGACTGCTGAATACATGAATGGAACCGTGAAGGTAGAGTGTTTAACCAGCAAGACAGTGGATGAGATTGCAAAGGTCATCCAGAAGCTGGCAGGCCAGTCTGGCCTGGAGATCATCCGTATCCGAAAGCCTTTCCATACAGATAACCCCAGTGTCCAACCCCAGTGGTACCCTTTCACAACTAAGCCCAGCAAGCTCAATGTGGAAGCTGTGGGTCAGCAGCTCCTCCAGCCCCCAGAAAACTAA
- the MAP3K10 gene encoding mitogen-activated protein kinase kinase kinase 10 — MQGPDQGSRAPMVDTSHMEQACKEGAGSGGLWPACPPAPSPFWTAIFDYEASAEEELTLRRGDLVEVLSKDSTVSGDEGWWAGKVQEKVGVFPSNYVASDAKYSRLQDSLVCPPPLEISFEELELEEIVGVGGFGKVYKGLWRGEEVAVKAIRQDPEEDMAVTAENVRQEARLFAMLRHPNIIALRAVCLSPPNLCLVMEYARGGALNRALVGRKVPPHVLVNWAVQIARGMNYLHNEAVVPIIHRDLKSINVLILEHIENDDLGGRTLKITDFGLAREWHKTTKMSAAGTYAWMAPEVIKLSLFSKSSDVWSFGVLLWELLTGEVPYREIDALAVAYGVAMNKLTLPIPSTCPEPFARLLEECWSPDPHARPDFSSILQQLVAIEQSAMFQMPLESFHSLQQDWKVEIADMFYDLRAKEKELHSREEELLRAAEEQKTQEAELRRREQELAEREIDIVERELNLIMMQVGQEKPRVKKRKGHFRCSRLKLRDGNRISLPSGFEHKITVQASPTLDRRKGLGANGASPPASPISIPRLRAIRLTPLDGTRTWGCSSLVKKEELVGSKKKGRTWGPSSTLHKERLGGEERLKSLVEGSKQWSSSAPNLGKSPKHAPLVVGFASLTEMEEYAEQEGGSSSPCSPYLPLSPPPGAEGATSLPPEGPKRRAPPCHRRSELVLLGCASILASIALGGDLAELAGDGASGGGLSGPPSSTTLLSLSSLSDCNSTKSLLPSDSDEAPACGAPESPPPRAPRHNPLVDVTVESFKKDPRQSLTPTHVSATRAVSRGHRRTPSDGAIRQGPPGPDCRGSQEAPPFPRLPDPPSLVPAHRKATEHPNASLSPVERPRTLAFAPRPRPAPGRHRIDPWKLVSFVRTQGGPSSSSPGEPAKGARQTLLDMDMEGQTRDSTVPLCGGQAPCCGGLEGDISH, encoded by the exons ATGCAAGGCCCAGACCAGGGGAGCAGGGCCCCCATGGTGGACACCAGCCACATGGAGCAGGCCTGCAAGGAGGGGGCGGGCAGCGGGGGTCTCTGGCCCGCCTGCCCGCCTGCCCCCAGCCCCTTCTGGACCGCCATCTTTGACTACGAGGCCTCGGCGGAGGAGGAGCTGACCCTGCGCAGGGGGGACTTGGTGGAGGTCCTCTCCAAAGACTCCACCGTCTCCGGGGACGAGGGCTGGTGGGCCGGGAAAGTCCAGGAGAAGGTGGGGGTCTTCCCCAGCAACTACGTGGCCAGTGACGCCAAGTACAGCCGCCTGCAGGACTCGCTGGTCTGCCCTCCTCCACTGGAGATCTCCTTtgaggagctggagctggaggagaTTGTGGGCGTGGGGGGCTTCGGGAAGGTCTACAAGGGGCTGTGGCGGGGGGAGGAGGTGGCCGTGAAGGCCATCCGCCAGGACCCCGAGGAGGACATGGCGGTGACGGCGGAGAATGTGCGCCAGGAGGCCCGCCTCTTCGCCATGCTGAGGCACCCCAACATCATCGCCCTGAGGGCGGTCTGCCTCAGCCCCCCCAACCTGTGCCTGGTGATGGAGTATGCCCGGGGAGGGGCGCTCAACCGCGCCCTGGTGGGCCGGAAGGTGCCCCCCCACGTGCTGGTCAACTGGGCCGTCCAGATCGCCAGGGGCATGAACTACCTGCACAACGAGGCCGTTGTCCCCATCATCCACCGGGACCTCAAGTCCATCAACG TCTTAATCCTGGAGCACATTGAGAACGATGACTTGGGCGGCCGGACCCTCAAGATCACGGACTTTGGCCTGGCACGCGAATGGCACAAAACCaccaagatgagcgctgcagggACTTATGCCTGGATGGCCCCCGAAGTCATCaaactctctctcttctccaagAGCAGCGACGTGTGGAG CTTTGGGGTGCTGCTGTGGGAGCTGCTGACTGGCGAGGTCCCGTACCGGGAGATCGACGCCCTGGCGGTGGCCTACGGGGTGGCTATGAACAAGCTGACCCTGCCCATCCCCTCCACCTGCCCTGAGCCGTTTGCCCGCCTGCTGGAGG AGTGCTGGAGCCCGGACCCCCATGCGCGGCCGGACTTCAGCTCCATCCTGCAGCAGCTGGTGGCCATCGAGCAGTCGGCCATGTTCCAGATGCCCCTGGAGTCCTTCCACTCCCTGCAACAGGACTGGAAGGTGGAGATTGCTGACATGTTCTACGACCTGCGCGCCAAGGAAAAA GAGCTGCATAGCcgggaggaggagctgcttcggGCGGCTGAGGAGCAGAAGACTCAGGAGGCTGAACTGCGCCGGCGGGAGCAGGAGCTGGCCGAGCGGGAGATCGACATTGTGGAGCGGGAGCTGAACCTCATCATGATGCAGGTGGGCCAGGAGAAGCCCCGGGTCAAGAAGAGGAAAGGCCACTTCCGGTGCTCCCGCCTCAAGCTGCGAGACGGGAACCGCATCAGCCTCCCTTCAG GCTTCGAGCACAAGATCACGGTGCAGGCCTCTCCCACCCTCGACCGGCggaaaggcctgggggccaacGGCGCCAGTCCCCCCGCAAGCCCCATCAGCATTCCACGGCTGCGGGCCATCCGCC TGACCCCCCTGGACGGGACCCGGACGTGGGGATGCAGCAGCTTGGTGAAGAAGGAGGAGCTGGTGGGGAGCAAGAAGAAAGGCAGGACGTGGGGGCCCAGCTCCACCCTCCATAAGGAGAggctgggaggggaggagag GTTGAAGTCCCTGGTGGAGGGGAGCAAGCAATGGTCGTCCAGCGCCCCCAACCTGGGCAAGTCCCCCAAGCACGCCCCTCTGGTGGTGGGCTTTGCCAGCCTCACAGAAATGG AGGAATACGCAGAGCAGGaagggggcagcagcagcccctgCTCCCCCTACCTGCCCCTCTCGCCACCCCCCGGAGCCGAAGGCGCCACCAGCCTGCCGCCGGAGGGTCCCAAGAGGCGGGCGCCCCCCTGCCACCGCCGCAGTGAACTGGTCCTGCTGGGCTGcgcctccatcttggcctccatcGCTCTGGGGGGCGACCTAGCCGAGCTGGCAGGGGACGGGGCATCCGGGGGCGGACTGTCAGGGCCCCCCAGCTCCACCACGCTCCTGTCCCTCTCCTCGCTCTCCGACTGCAACTCCACCAAGTCCCTGCTGCCCTCGGACAGCGACGAGGCCCCTGCCTGTGGGGCCCCCGAGAGCCCCCCGCCCAGGGCCCCCCGCCACAACCCTCTAGTGGACGTCACGGTGGAGAGCTTCAAGAAGGACCCCCGCCAGTCGCTCACCCCCACCCACGTCAGCGCCACCAGGGCCGTCAGCCGCGGGCACCGCCGGACGCCCTCGGATGGGGCCATCCGTCAGGGGCCACCAGGGCCCGACTGCCGGG gctcGCAAGAAGCGCCGCCCTTCCCTCGCCTGCCGGACCCCCCCTCGCTCGTCCCAGCCCACCGCAAGGCCACAGAGCACCCCAACGCCTCCCTGTCGCCGGTGGAGCGCCCCCGGACCCTGGCCTTTGCCCCCCGGCCTCGCCCGGCACCAGGGCGCCATCGCATCGACCCCTGGAAGCTGGTCTCCTTTGTCCGGACGCAGGGGGGGCCCTCCTCTTCCTCGCCGGGTGAGCCCGCCAAGGGGGCCCGGCAGACCCTTCTCGACATGGACATGGAGGGGCAGACCCGGGACAGCACCGTCCCCCTATGTGGGGGTCAGGCCCCCTGCTGCGGCGGGCTGGAGGGAGACATCTCGCACTGA